From Paenibacillus sp. V4I7, one genomic window encodes:
- a CDS encoding sulfotransferase domain-containing protein, translating to MSQSSKPNMIAPFIMNSIPKSGTYLMSQILKGMPGVSQGAHLYAGIEQLNNHRQALNNTKPNEFILGHIYHSPEWVNMMQHFSMKQVFLYRDPRDIVVSFVHFIHRLPQHNLYPILMRNGITHKEQLLTVINGVHTPQLYYPSISEMIGFFEGWIHTPNVLSIKYEQLKASRESQLNTIRQIAEFLWKGLAPPIPLVQLATMMQDNIDPQQSPTFRQGSIGDWRQEFDAEVRESFKRVAGNLLITLGYERDKKW from the coding sequence ATGTCACAGAGTTCAAAGCCGAACATGATTGCACCGTTTATTATGAATTCCATTCCCAAAAGCGGAACGTATTTGATGTCTCAAATTTTGAAGGGTATGCCGGGAGTATCACAGGGGGCTCATCTATACGCCGGAATTGAACAATTGAATAACCATCGCCAAGCGCTAAATAATACGAAACCAAACGAGTTTATACTCGGACATATTTATCACTCCCCCGAGTGGGTGAACATGATGCAACATTTCAGTATGAAGCAAGTTTTTTTATACCGCGATCCACGCGATATTGTCGTTTCTTTTGTTCACTTTATCCATCGTCTGCCACAACACAACTTATATCCTATTCTCATGAGGAACGGAATTACACATAAAGAACAATTGTTGACTGTGATTAACGGAGTGCATACCCCACAGCTTTACTATCCTAGTATTTCGGAAATGATCGGCTTTTTTGAGGGATGGATCCATACCCCGAACGTATTGAGTATAAAGTACGAACAGTTGAAAGCATCACGGGAATCCCAGCTCAACACGATAAGGCAAATTGCCGAATTTCTATGGAAAGGCCTAGCCCCACCGATTCCCCTTGTTCAACTGGCCACAATGATGCAGGACAATATAGACCCCCAACAATCACCAACGTTTCGCCAAGGTTCTATCGGGGATTGGCGCCAAGAATTTGATGCTGAAGTTAGAGAGTCTTTCAAGCGCGTTGCAGGAAACTTACTCATTACCCTTGGCTATGAGCGCGACAAAAAATGGTAA
- a CDS encoding glycosyltransferase family 4 protein, whose product MVEIANGLVRRGHQVTILMPSNGIVEFDNILASIVRAKSAIIQADDYPMADVIVSNFYTTIPAVRVASQQGKGMHVRFSLCYEPIFWKENEISFPSYHATDKLIVLSNWQQQLIALLHGIQGKVVPVGVDSVFKNHHIRHSQANLVISAILRKPEGGFIFQRDQDYLIHSLSRIKQLHPGAQIHFIAPPMEAATSPFLQSIRTNPMFKVFTPKNDAEINYLYNISHIFVTTSIYETANLVALEAMRTGAALVSTYSGGNMDICKHEENCMLSYRYENRLVADIHKLIMDRKLLVRIAEAGEKEAIKWTWQRSAEQFESAVREFLAKG is encoded by the coding sequence TTGGTCGAAATTGCCAACGGCCTCGTTCGTAGAGGGCATCAAGTGACGATTCTCATGCCTTCCAACGGGATCGTAGAATTTGACAATATTTTGGCTTCGATCGTTCGTGCGAAATCAGCTATTATTCAAGCGGACGATTATCCGATGGCTGATGTCATTGTATCCAATTTTTACACGACAATTCCTGCAGTCCGAGTGGCTAGTCAACAGGGAAAAGGTATGCATGTGAGATTTAGCCTTTGTTATGAGCCTATATTTTGGAAGGAGAATGAAATTAGCTTTCCTTCGTACCATGCTACGGATAAGTTAATCGTGCTGTCCAATTGGCAGCAACAGCTAATCGCCTTGCTTCACGGTATACAAGGAAAGGTTGTGCCTGTCGGGGTGGATTCGGTATTCAAAAATCATCATATCCGGCATTCGCAGGCGAATCTAGTTATATCTGCTATATTGCGCAAGCCTGAGGGCGGGTTCATATTTCAGAGGGATCAGGACTACTTGATCCATAGTCTGAGCAGGATCAAACAGCTCCATCCTGGAGCACAAATCCATTTTATTGCCCCGCCGATGGAAGCAGCGACTTCCCCATTTCTTCAATCGATCCGAACGAATCCGATGTTCAAGGTGTTTACACCTAAGAACGATGCGGAAATAAATTACCTTTATAACATTTCTCACATTTTCGTTACGACAAGTATTTATGAAACGGCTAATCTGGTTGCTCTCGAAGCTATGAGAACAGGCGCGGCATTGGTGAGTACCTATTCAGGAGGTAACATGGATATTTGCAAACACGAGGAAAACTGTATGCTCTCATACCGCTATGAGAATCGGCTCGTAGCAGATATTCATAAACTCATTATGGACCGAAAGCTATTGGTTCGAATAGCGGAAGCAGGAGAAAAGGAAGCGATCAAGTGGACATGGCAGCGGAGCGCAGAACAATTCGAATCGGCTGTTCGCGAATTTCTTGCGAAAGGTTAA
- a CDS encoding glycosyltransferase, with product MNNVIKVPKVSVIIPFYNCPYIGHAIISATNQTYPNVEVIVVDDGSNLYVEKIKPYMDRIRYIRKSNGGTGSALNQGIKEAKGEFIAWLSSDDLFLPNKIARQMQFMQQVNASISYTNWHALNEHNHIFKQSVNLVFPNIIAFYSRFLVGNPINGCTVILKKGLIPQIGWFDQSFLYTQDYDMWLRLLVEGQHFHFLNEPLTLYRIHDEMGTKKHYSTVEEEMWFIQQKYKEKLTKLIEKLK from the coding sequence ATGAATAACGTAATCAAAGTGCCTAAAGTTTCCGTCATCATACCCTTCTATAATTGTCCCTATATTGGGCATGCCATTATCAGTGCAACTAATCAAACTTATCCAAATGTGGAGGTTATTGTGGTTGACGACGGATCTAATTTATATGTGGAGAAAATAAAGCCGTACATGGACAGGATTCGCTATATCCGGAAGTCCAATGGTGGCACGGGCAGTGCCTTGAATCAGGGAATTAAGGAGGCAAAAGGAGAATTTATTGCCTGGCTAAGCTCAGACGATCTCTTTCTCCCGAATAAAATTGCAAGACAAATGCAGTTTATGCAGCAAGTGAACGCCTCGATCAGTTATACGAATTGGCATGCATTGAATGAGCACAATCACATCTTTAAACAGTCGGTTAACCTTGTATTTCCGAATATCATCGCTTTCTACAGTCGATTTCTAGTTGGAAACCCTATTAACGGATGTACGGTTATCCTCAAGAAAGGGCTTATACCCCAGATAGGCTGGTTTGATCAATCATTTCTTTACACCCAGGATTATGATATGTGGTTGCGTTTGCTGGTGGAAGGACAACATTTTCACTTCTTAAATGAACCGCTTACACTATATCGAATTCATGACGAAATGGGAACGAAGAAGCATTATAGTACAGTTGAAGAAGAGATGTGGTTCATTCAACAGAAATACAAAGAGAAACTGACTAAACTAATTGAAAAATTAAAATGA
- a CDS encoding SDR family NAD(P)-dependent oxidoreductase, whose product MFENRVILITGGTGSWGHELVKQLLRQAPKQIIIYSRNEMKQVAMKQQFQDSRLSFQIGDIRDKEALVEACKGVHYLFHLAALKHVPICENQPHEALKTNVDGTQNVIEAAIHNQVQTVVYVSTDKAANPYNFYGLTKAIGEKLIISANLEKTNTKFVCVRGGNVLGSNGSVVHIFQKQIRDQLPIGITHKGMTRFFLTLQDSVGLLFQAVASSKGGEIFVLKMPACRILDLAEAIADIEGKTENMQIVEQGIRPGEKIHEILFSEHESSSTVHYNSQYFVILPPTTNSGANNQYSHCQPVSINQYCSRDDLMSVEEIKQLLLKGKILYE is encoded by the coding sequence ATGTTTGAGAACAGAGTGATTTTGATTACCGGAGGTACAGGATCATGGGGGCATGAACTGGTCAAACAACTACTGCGGCAAGCTCCTAAACAAATTATCATATATTCCCGAAACGAAATGAAACAGGTCGCTATGAAGCAGCAGTTTCAAGATTCTAGACTAAGTTTCCAGATCGGCGATATCAGAGATAAAGAGGCTCTAGTTGAAGCATGCAAAGGGGTACATTACCTGTTTCACCTCGCTGCATTGAAGCATGTGCCGATCTGTGAAAACCAGCCGCACGAGGCTTTAAAAACGAACGTTGATGGTACTCAGAACGTCATCGAAGCGGCGATTCACAATCAAGTGCAAACGGTTGTATATGTGTCCACCGATAAGGCGGCTAACCCTTATAATTTCTATGGCTTAACAAAAGCAATCGGTGAGAAGTTAATCATTTCTGCTAATCTAGAAAAGACGAACACCAAATTCGTCTGCGTACGTGGTGGCAATGTACTTGGGTCTAACGGCAGCGTAGTCCATATTTTCCAAAAGCAAATTCGGGATCAATTGCCAATCGGTATTACACATAAAGGGATGACGCGATTTTTCCTCACTCTTCAAGATTCTGTCGGTTTGTTATTTCAAGCGGTTGCCTCGAGTAAAGGGGGGGAGATTTTTGTCTTGAAAATGCCAGCCTGCCGCATTCTCGATTTGGCGGAGGCTATAGCGGATATCGAAGGGAAAACAGAAAATATGCAAATTGTGGAGCAAGGAATCCGTCCCGGTGAGAAAATTCACGAAATCCTGTTCTCAGAGCACGAAAGCAGCAGCACTGTACATTATAACAGCCAATATTTTGTTATTCTCCCTCCAACAACCAATAGCGGTGCCAACAATCAGTATTCGCATTGTCAACCCGTTTCCATCAACCAATATTGCTCCAGAGACGACTTGATGTCGGTGGAAGAAATTAAACAACTGCTCCTTAAGGGCAAGATTCTTTATGAATAA
- a CDS encoding NAD-dependent epimerase/dehydratase family protein: MDPTPPISGYGISKLTAVSYVRLFHRLHGIPYIILRYANVYGPRQTVKGEGRVVAQFLSCIFKEEPIGIHGDGEQTRDFIYVQDVVAVNLAAVRQGDKDMVHVSTASGTSVNRLAEMMQDIHSKPIRIERVSGRSGNIRRNCLNNCKAMGLLGWSPQYELLAGLNETYEGYKTDEGEAI; the protein is encoded by the coding sequence ATGGATCCGACTCCGCCCATTTCGGGATACGGAATATCTAAGTTGACGGCCGTGTCGTATGTTCGGTTATTTCATCGGCTACATGGAATCCCCTATATAATTCTCCGCTATGCTAATGTTTATGGTCCGAGGCAAACGGTGAAAGGAGAAGGTAGAGTGGTCGCACAATTTCTGTCATGTATATTTAAAGAAGAGCCCATTGGTATTCATGGAGACGGTGAGCAGACACGCGACTTCATTTATGTACAGGATGTCGTTGCAGTCAATTTGGCAGCAGTTCGACAAGGGGATAAGGATATGGTTCACGTTAGTACCGCAAGCGGCACTTCAGTCAATCGATTGGCCGAAATGATGCAGGACATTCACAGCAAACCCATTCGGATTGAACGGGTCTCTGGGCGGAGCGGGAACATTAGACGCAACTGCCTAAACAATTGCAAGGCGATGGGTCTTTTAGGATGGAGTCCGCAGTACGAGCTTCTCGCAGGCTTGAATGAAACGTATGAAGGCTACAAGACGGATGAAGGGGAAGCTATATGA
- a CDS encoding glycosyltransferase family 4 protein, translating to MRLLFIFYIPSGGVETLNRQRCRALKERGVECHCLYLRPGTGVQNAHNIPTFITNDEFEIQKIVRDGNYTAIIVVSAYHLIPIIRQTPYKGIIIFEVQGFGLKEQARGAMIHAKPFITPHTNALLNPKTPHIKALFRELYPTVNQYEFNNCMDVKHFTYRSLPKKDFPIIAWFGRIEDNKNWSEFLHIGHRLVQRYPTLKLWMFEDHTLSTPEERDKFQKLAVALSLENRLVLRSNVPYAHMPEYFSMIGDSGGFMCSTSKSEGAPYAIIEAMSCRCPVLTTDLDGVQSSVIHNVTGKYYTLGNIAEAVQQGVQIMEDKTLRATILNKAQQHIVTNFAPEPYCKQFLSMLSDLRGNK from the coding sequence ATGAGACTACTTTTCATCTTTTATATTCCTAGTGGAGGCGTTGAAACCTTAAACCGCCAACGCTGCAGAGCCCTAAAGGAACGAGGAGTGGAATGTCACTGCTTATATTTGCGCCCAGGGACCGGGGTGCAGAATGCGCATAACATCCCTACCTTTATCACGAATGACGAATTCGAAATCCAAAAAATTGTGAGGGACGGAAATTATACCGCAATTATTGTTGTTTCTGCATATCATCTTATACCTATAATCCGGCAGACTCCTTATAAAGGAATCATTATTTTCGAGGTTCAAGGCTTCGGTTTAAAGGAGCAAGCACGAGGTGCCATGATACATGCAAAGCCTTTCATAACGCCGCATACAAATGCACTTCTAAACCCCAAAACCCCCCACATCAAAGCACTCTTCCGGGAACTTTACCCCACCGTCAATCAATATGAGTTCAACAATTGTATGGACGTTAAACATTTTACCTACCGTTCTCTTCCAAAAAAAGATTTCCCCATCATCGCCTGGTTTGGTAGAATTGAAGACAACAAAAATTGGAGCGAATTTTTGCACATCGGGCATCGACTTGTTCAGCGATATCCCACGCTTAAGCTATGGATGTTCGAAGACCATACTCTTTCAACACCAGAAGAAAGAGACAAATTTCAAAAGCTTGCAGTAGCCTTATCGTTAGAGAATCGTCTTGTGCTCCGTTCCAATGTGCCTTATGCCCACATGCCGGAATATTTCTCGATGATTGGAGATTCTGGAGGCTTTATGTGTTCAACCTCCAAATCAGAAGGAGCGCCTTATGCGATAATTGAAGCGATGAGCTGCCGATGTCCGGTATTGACGACCGATTTGGACGGTGTCCAAAGTTCTGTTATTCATAATGTAACCGGGAAATATTACACGCTAGGAAACATCGCTGAAGCCGTCCAGCAGGGTGTTCAGATTATGGAAGACAAGACTCTCCGCGCCACAATTCTTAACAAAGCCCAGCAACATATCGTCACCAATTTTGCGCCCGAGCCATATTGCAAACAATTTTTGAGCATGTTAAGCGATTTGAGGGGGAACAAATAA
- a CDS encoding NAD(P)-dependent oxidoreductase has protein sequence MKNANILITGANGFTGRHACRHFHGKGMRITALARNVVDSGAPHVEWKKCDLTDKDQVYAVVRETMPDYVLHLAGRNSVPESWLDPVSYMEANFVSTLYLLDALREIKRDCPILVVGSALGSSLSTNSSALHPYALSKWFQVIASQEWGRFYKQRILIAQPSNLIGPGHSNGICGLLAKAVTDLERGKDVPPFSFTSLLEQRDFLDVRDAVNAYESILFHGVSGEIYQLGSGSVRTLAAALACFQAMTTIKLQIQVKHRPLPFVPEPVDNGKMSAFDWKPMIPFERSLQDMLTFFREQQ, from the coding sequence TTGAAAAATGCAAACATTCTGATTACCGGTGCAAACGGGTTTACTGGCCGCCATGCATGTCGCCATTTTCACGGTAAAGGAATGCGTATCACGGCATTGGCCCGAAACGTAGTTGACAGCGGTGCACCACATGTGGAGTGGAAGAAATGTGACCTTACCGACAAGGATCAGGTATATGCAGTGGTGCGTGAAACGATGCCCGACTATGTCCTACATTTGGCAGGGCGAAATTCTGTTCCGGAATCGTGGCTTGACCCGGTTTCTTATATGGAAGCAAATTTTGTCTCTACCTTATATTTGTTGGATGCACTTAGGGAGATAAAGCGAGATTGCCCGATTCTTGTCGTTGGGTCAGCTCTTGGATCCAGCTTGAGCACTAATTCAAGCGCACTACATCCTTATGCACTCAGCAAATGGTTTCAAGTGATAGCCTCGCAGGAATGGGGGCGATTTTACAAGCAGCGGATTCTCATTGCACAACCTTCCAACTTAATTGGACCAGGACATTCGAACGGTATTTGCGGTCTTCTGGCCAAGGCCGTCACCGACTTAGAGCGAGGAAAGGATGTGCCACCGTTTTCATTCACGTCGCTGCTGGAGCAGCGGGACTTTCTCGATGTCAGAGATGCAGTTAACGCGTATGAGAGCATACTGTTTCACGGGGTTAGCGGTGAAATCTATCAGCTTGGTTCAGGTAGTGTTCGCACCTTGGCTGCAGCACTTGCCTGTTTTCAGGCAATGACTACGATTAAGCTGCAAATTCAAGTGAAACATAGACCGCTTCCGTTCGTGCCGGAGCCGGTCGATAATGGGAAAATGTCGGCATTTGATTGGAAGCCGATGATTCCATTCGAAAGGTCGCTGCAGGATATGTTAACGTTTTTCAGAGAACAACAGTAG